The nucleotide window TGCCATCCAATAATGTATTCCCAATCATTATGCTATTTATCATATGGCTAACCATCGGCTTACACTACAACATGAGTCCCTTATACCGCAAATCACTATTCCGATATTTTACCGCCCACAAATTTTTTATTAATGATATTTTTAAGCGGCTCATACGCTCTCCCTTTCCCTCCGTCATTATTCTCATCCAAAATGCACTACTAATAGCATTATCGGCCTATTCACTTTTCATTAACCTATTTGGGCCAGTTGGACAACACGCCTTTTTCTATCATTTTTCTACCCTTTCAACTTTCGGGGATGGCCCCCTTTCCATTTTTCTGTGGACCTTAGCAATCATACTTTTGTTTTCTTTGTTGGAAATCATTTGGCTTTTTGTCACACATAAACGCATAAATTCGCTCACACAAATAGCAACAATATTTAGCTGGCCCTTACAGATAAACCTCCTCTTTTGTACTATTGTAATCACCTTTTTCACAACCACAAGTACTTTTACCCCTATTCTTTTCACCTCTCTTGCTCTGATTCTTTTTATAGCCAGCTATATTTTTACAGCCATCGACCTAAGTCGTTTTTCACATTCGAAACTTTTCTATCACCTAAAAACGAGTATTCCCTACAGTCTTGCCATACTGGCTTTTTTGGGATGGGTAATCAACCAAGAACAGTGGAAAGAAGTTATAAAGCTGGCACTCAACCTTACATAATTTCTTTGCGAAGTCGAGCAACAGGAATATTCAGCTTTTTACGATATTTACTCACCGTCCGACGGGCCACCTTATAACCGCGATCTTTTAGCTTTTTTACAATAGCCTGATCGCTAAGCGGTTTCTGTTTATTTTCATTATCAACAATTTCTTGCACAGCATTTTTTACTTCTGTACTCGAAACCTCTTCGCCGTCTTCAGTTTCAATACCCTCGCTAAAAAAGTATTTCAGCTCAAAAACCCCAAAATGCGTTTGCACATATTTACCATTTACCACACGAGAAATAGTTGAAATATCGAGATTTACACGCTCGGCAATATCTTTTAAGATCATCGGCTTAAGCCCTTCACCGTGCTTAAAGAAATCTTTCTGCAGGGCCACAATCGTTTTCATCGTATTCATCAGCGTATTTTGCCGCTGACGAATGGAATCAATAAACCACTGGGCCGACTCTATTTTATTTTTGATAAAGTTCTTAGTTTCCTTCGTCTGCTTACTTTTCTTTTTCTTCTTTTTCAGATCATCCCACATCTCTTTATAACGTGGTGAAATTCGCAGCGGGGGCACATTTCCGTTATTCAACGTAATAACAAAATCTCCTTCTTCTTCTCCATCCACATCTCCCTTTTCTGCAGGTTGATAATAAACCTCAAAATCAGGTTCAATATAATTGGAGGTATCATCTACAGCCGTCCCTACCGCACCGGGTTTAGGGTCAAGACCAGTGATACAGTCAAAAGCCATTTTGAGCTCTTCGTCATTGACGTCCAGCTTTTTCTTAAGTTTCTTAAAATGCTTTTTCTCAAATAGGTCCCAATGGTCACGTAACATCTTGATAGCATCATCACGCCCTGCTTCGTCATCCATTAATTCCAGCTGAATCAACAGGCAATCCCGCAAATCGCGCGAAGCTATCCCCAGCGGATCTAACTGCTGAATTTCTTTTCGGACTTTTTCGACTTCCTCTTCATTGGTAAGGGTTCCATGATTAAAAGCAATATTATCGACCACGGCTTCAATTTCGCGACGAAAATATCCATCCTGATCCAGCGAACCCAACACTTGATCAGCTATAAGCTTTTGCTCCTCCGTAAAATCGAGCAAACTTACTTGCTGTTCAAGCTCTTCAAGCAACGACTCGTGATAAGGATTGGGCAAGTCGCGCCAACTGTCGTTTCCTCCGCCCCCGGAATAACTTGAACCACGACTATAATTTTCGCCATCATACTCTGTATTTTGCATAAACTCATCCCAGTCGATCTCTTCATTTTGATCCACGGGATCCAGCTCATCATCATTTTTCTGCTCTTCCCACTCCGATTCCACCTCATCAAAAGTATCCTCGGGCTGCCCCTCTTCAAGCACCGGGTTTTCCTCCAGCTCCTCCTTGATACGCTGCTCTAACGCTATCGTAGGCAGCTGCAACAGTTTAATATACTGTATCTGCTGGGGGGACAGTCGCTGCTGCTGCGACTGCTTTTGATTCATTTGCTGGCCGGTTTTAATCATAATGTGACGGCCTCATTTGATTTCATTCGCATTTCCTTACAAGTTTCCTGAAATTTTTCATACCACTGCTTTCCAAAACGACGAATCAGCGGTTCTTTTAAAAAGTCAGACAAATAGATCACTTCTTCTTTTCCTTTACTGCAAGCTGCTGCACACAACTTGGGAATATATTCAAAATTAGCATACGTAATATTTCCAACTTTATTAAGCCGAAGTGGGTATAAATGACAACTCATCGGTTTTTCCCATTCCAGCTTATCATCTAAGTATGCTTTCTGGATAGCACAGTACGCTACACCATCTTTACTGTATGATACAAATATACACTCCGCATTATCACGACAACTTAACTCCAGACCGTCTCGCGATTTCTGAACAATTCCCCACTTTTCAACTGTTTGTCGGGCTTCTGGATGCAAATCATCCTTCAAAAGTGCATAAGCTTCTTCCAGCTTAGGCACCTCCTTTTCTGTTACCGGTGCCCCCGCATCACCCACCACGCAGCATGCTCCCTTGCATTTAGGCAAATCGCAAGCAAACTGCGCCGTGGCAATATCATCAGACAATATGGTATCTTCTACTCTAAACATTTGAAAATAAAATAGCCTTTCTGACGGCTAATTTAAAAAGAGAAGAATAACAACAAACAGGGAATTATAGTACCTCAAAGTTTTTGCCAGCCGTCTGCCTGATACATCCTTCCATCTCAAGTTCCAACAGCTTCGGCATCAGTTCGTGTGTACTTACCTCTAACTGTTCAGCAAGATAATCAATATGTAATGGCTCTTTATCCAATTTTTCACAAATTTGAACACTTAATTCATCAAGCTCCATAGACTTCCATTTTGGTGATCTTTGAGGCCTATCATTTTCCGACTTTTCTTTCTTGAGGTCAATATGAATTGCTACCTCAGCCAAAATATCCTCCACATTCTGCACAAGCTTACCCATCCCGCGCTTTATTAAACTATTACAACCCGGTGCATTGACATGACCTACAGGGTGGGGAACTACAAACACCTCTCGATTTTGATCCAGTGCCGACTTCGCCGTAATCATACTCCCGCCTTCCAAGCCAGATGCCACCACTAACGTTCCTAAACTCAATCCACTTACAATACGATTACGGACGGGAAAATTGCCCATTTCCGGTGCCGTGCCCAGGGGAAATTCTGAAATTACCGCCCCTCCTGTTTCGACAATACGAGATGCCAACCCCTTATGATCACTGGGGTAAATCCAATCAATGCCCGAGCCCAATACAGCTACTGTTTTTCCGCCGGCCTCTACCGTAGCCTGATGAGCAACACCATCAACGCCATATGCCAATCCACTAATAATCGTTAAATTATGCTCCACTAATTCCTCGGCAAATTTACGTGCCATTTTGCGGCCGTAATCCCCCACTCTCCGTGTACCTACAATCGAGATACTATCAGTATCAAGCGCTGCTCTCTCACCTTTAATCCACAGCATTAGAGGCGGGTCGTAAATTTCGCGCAATAGGTCGGGATAGTCAGCATCCCAATACGTCATTATCTCAGCACCGGTCTGCTTAGTTTTTTCGAGGATACGATCAACCTCCTCCCATTCATTAAAGGCAAGCACCTCATCGGCCGTCTTAGGACCAATTCCATGGATCGATTCCAACTCGTACCGCTCCAGACGAAAAATGAGCTGGGGATGCTCAACAGACTGCAACAGCAATCGGATACGCTGAGCCCCCAAATTATCCATTAAATGTAAGGCAACAAATTCTCTTATCGGCGGTTTAGGCGTCTTCTCTTGAGGATTCAACTTCTTGTATTTTCTTCCAGATGACTTCTTTCAGTTCATCTATATGGTAGTTGGTTGCCGACGAAATTTCAACTACCGGAATATTTAAATCTACTTTTTTCTCTTCATCCAGTTCATAATTCTCCTGAAGATCCATTTTGGTGATAGCCAAAATACGTGGCTTGTCTAATAAATCAGCCCGATATTTCTTTAATTCTTCGAGCAAAGCATTGTATTCGTACTCAATATCCTGTTGCGAACTCACCAGAAACAACAGCACATTATTGCGCTCTATATGCCGCAAAAACTGAATTCCCAACCCACGTCCATCATGTGCCTCTTCAATGATGCCGGGAATATCAGCCATTACAAATGTGCGATAGTCGGGCATGGTTACCACACCCAAATTGGGAGAAAGCGTTGTAAAAGGATAGGAATCAATTTTTGGCTTGGCTCCTGAAATCGCTGACAAGAGCGTACTTTTTCCAGCATTGGGAAATCCCACAAGCCCCACATCAGCAATCAGTTTGAGTTCTATCTCGATTGCTCGTTCGGTACCTTCTTCGCCAGGCTGTGCGTGTCGTGGCGTTTGATTCGTTGAACTACGAAAATGCCAGTTTCCGAGTCCTCCCTTACCCCCTTGGGCGACCACAATTTCTTGCTCGTGTTCGGTAATTTCGCCCAGTCGCTCTTTGGTATCAGCATCATACACCACACAGCCTAATGGAGCTTCTAAAATTTCATCTTGCCCGTCTTTGCCCTTCTTTTTGCTGGATCCACCACGTTCTCCATCTTTAGCATTTACATATTTGCGATAGCGAAGATCCAACAACGTATTTAACTGCTCATTCCCCTTGAGGATCACATCACCGCCATCGCCGCCGTCCCCCCCATCGGGACCACCGCGAGGCACATACTTTTCACGTCGAAAGTGTACCGAACCCGGTCCGCCGTCACCGCCGGTAACATAAATTTTTGCGTAATCAGCGAATTGAACTCGTCCCATACTTATAGATTTTCTAAAATGAAATTGCTCATCATTTTATAGAGGTGCTTCCGCGTATTGCCTCCATAAATTGCATGACTTCTATTTGGATAATACATCGACTCAAATTGAACATCTTCTTCCACCAATTTATTGACTAATGCCACCGAATTCTGAAAGTGCACATTATCATCACCCGTGCCATGAATCAATAAGTAATTACCATCAATTTGGTCGGCATAGGTAATTGGTGACCCTTTCCGATATCCTGCGGGATTCATCTGTGGCGTCTGCATAAATCGCTCAGTATAAATGGTATCATAAAACTGCCAGTGTGTAACCGGAGCCACCGCGATAGCGGTATTAAAGATATCACCACCTTGGGCCAACACCAAGCTCGACATATAACCACCATAACTCCATCCCCAAATACCCAGACGTTCCTCATCAATAAAATCATAATGTTCTGTTAAATACTCTGCCGCATCTATCTGATCCTCGGTTTCGTACTGCCCCAGCTTTTTATAAGTCTGCTTCTCAAAATCGCGTCCCCGTGCACCAGTTCCGCGATTATCTACACTTACCACCACATAACCCTGCTCAGCAATGTACTGGTGCCACATCGCCCGCTGTCCGGATCCAAATTGTTTCGTTACCGTCTGGCTGCCCGGACCACCATACACATAAAACAGCGTGGGGTACTCTTTTTCTGGATCAAAATCATGTGGCTTCATGATATACCCGTTAAGCGTAGTTTGTTCTAACGGAATTTCGATATATTCCTTCTCGGGCAAATGATATTGCTGCAACTTGTTCGCCAGCACTTCGTTTTCCTCGAGCATACGAACCGTCTCTCCATCCGATTTATGAAGCGTATATTTGGGGGGAGTAGTTGGCATTGAAAACGTTTGAATATAGTACTGAAAGTCGCGACTCATGTTGATTTCATTCCACCCCTCTCCATTGCTGAGCTTTTGTTTACCCGATCCATCAAGATTAATCGAATACAAATGCCGCTCCAGTGGAGATTCTTCAGTACTTACATAATATAAGGTTTGAGACTGCTCATCATACCCCAAAAAGTTCGTCACTTCCCAGTCGCCCTGTGTAACTTGACGAACCATATCACCCGACATATCATATAAGTAGATATGATTATAACCCGACTCTTCGCTGGCGTAGAAAAACTGTTCGCCATTCGCCAAAAATTTCAAATCATCATTTACATCCACCCACGCCTCTGATGTTTCTGTTTTGATAATTTCTGTATCACCGGTATTAACATCAGCCAACATCAAATCCTGTCGATTCTGTAAACGATTCATCCGCCGGATAGCTAATACATCAGAATCTTTAGTCCAGTTAATACGCGGGATATACTGATCGTTTTCAGATCCTACATCCATCCACGTAGTTTTTCCAGAGTTCAGATCATATACTCCAATCTTTACAACTGAATTTTCTTCGCCTGCTTTGGGATATTTAAAACGTGTCAAGCCGGGATAGAGGTTTCCCCATTCCGTCATAAAAAATTCTTTCACATCAGATTCATCAAAACGATAAAAAGCAATTTTTTGTCCATCGGGAGACCAATACCAAGCCTTGGCAAAACCGAACTCCTCTTCATATACCCAGTCCGTGGCCCCGTTGATAATATGATTGAACTTGCCATCTTCGGTAATCGCTTGCTCCTCACCGGTCGTTAAATCTACTAAATACAAGTTGTTATCCTGCACAAAAGCAGCTTTGTTACCTGATGGAGAGAGCTTTGCGTATTGCTGTTTTTGATTTGATTGCGTCAACTTCTGGATTTCTCCCGATTCCAGGTCATACACAAAATAGTTTTCTCGGGTACTGCGTCTCCAAATTTGCTCGACATCAGTTTTAATCAACACTTTTCTTTCATCTGCCGAAAACTGATACCCCTGAATAGCAATGGGCTTTTGCCGGCCTTCAACCCTCAGATCAGAACTTGCTACTAACACCTCATAATCTCCATTCAGGATGTTATACTTGCGAAGCTCAATATCATTTGGAGTTTGTTCTAACGCCGTGTAAAATCGTCCATCCTGCATCCAGTTGACACTGCGAATGCCCTCGGGCGAAAACGTGCCATTCACCACATGGCTAAACTGCAGCGACTCTTTCTCTTGGGCAATAGCCGGCTGAAGTATCCATCCGAAAATAAAAACAACAATCAGTAATTTCTTCATAGCAAGGGTCTTTAATAAAACGAATGGCGCTCCAAAATATCGGAGTGCCATTCTAAAAGTTCGAATAAAAGCTTTTATGTAGCTTAACGCTGATTTACTCTTCGTACTTGTGAAGTAAAATTTTAATCAGATTGGAAAGCTTTTCTTTGAGTTGTGGACGAGGGGTTATAAAATCCAAAAATCCATGCTCAAGTAGATACTCTGATCGCTGGAATCCTTCTGGTAAATCACGGCCAATGGTCTGACGTATTACCCGCGGTCCGGCAAAGCCGATAAGCGCTTCTGGTTCGGCAATATTGAAATCGCCCAGCATCGCAAAACTTGCCGTAACACCACCCGTAGTCGGATTCGTCATAAGTGAGATGTAAGGCACGCCAGATTCTTCCAGTTGTGCCAATTTAGCCGATGTTTTAGCCATCTGCATGAGGCTTAAAACACTTTCCATCATTCGTGCACCACCCGACTGCGAAATAATAATCAGTGGCTTTTCATTTTCACGAGCATGATCGATAGCCATACCAATACGTTCTCCTACGACCGATCCCATACTTCCGCCGATAAAACTGAAATCCATGCAGGTGATAACAACATCGAGATCGTTCATCTTTCCAATCCCAACACGCACAGCATCCGTTTTACCGGTTTTCTCCTGATATTCATCAAGGCGATCGCTGTATTTTTTACGATCTTCAAAATCAAGCGGGTCGGTGGGTTGAATATCCTGACCAATTTCCTCAAACTCTCCGTCATCAAACAGAAATGAGAAATACTCGTCGCTGCCAACACGGAAATGATATCCGCTCAGCGGATCCACCCAGAAGTTATCTTCGAGCTCGCGGCGGTGGACCGTCTCACCGGTTTTGGGGACTTTTACCCAAACACCTTCCGGCATCTCTTTACGCTGATCGGTTTGTATGTTCTTATCCTTACGTTTAAACCAAGCCATGTATGTCCTAATTTCATTTTAAATGATTCACAAAAATAATGATTCTGGATCGAAGCTAAAATCTTTTATTTGTGTAGCTTTTTTGCCTGCAACTTATGCGTTCCGCAGCAAAGCTACGGAACGAGATGTATAAGCTTCCCAATATCACAAACTCAGGTTCTGACCAAAGAAAATAGCATTCAAAAACAGTCGGCTGGTTGTGTGCCAGTAGCTGCGGAAGTTGGGATCATCCGCAAATAAAATCACATTACCATTCCCTTCACTTCGAGCCACAACAGCCGAGGTGCCTCGTACCTTGTCTAAATTCTTATCGTTAATGTGTCCGCCCACAAACGGTTCGTTTGTGTACTGAGCAACGGTAGCATAGGGGTTCTCACTCTGGTCCAAAAACAAACTGCTATTTTTAATAAATAACTGCCGTCGATCTGGAGTCCCAAAAGCAATAGGGTTAGACGGATCGATGTCCGCTTCTAAAATGGTACCCGGAATCGTATCTGCTCTCCAGCGATCGGCCTGCTCTTCGTAATTATACCGTTTTTTTGATTCAGCCGTATCTTCAAACGTTTTGATCAAATCTTCGCTAACAAGCTCCTTCTCAATTGCCCACCGAGAAGCATCCTCATTCGTAATGAGCACCCCGCCAGAACGCACCCATCGTCTTACCTTTTTGACTGTCGACTTCTTCCACTTGCTGTAATTTCCATCAACCAATATAATCGTATTATATCGTTGAAGATCAGTACTTGGGAATTGTCGACTACGGATTTTTGTGACATCCATCCCCACATGCATGTTGAGCAAAAACCACGCTTCCCCAACCTCATAACTGCTGGTGCCTTCGCCTACGACCATTGCAACTTCAGGTTTGTCAATGGGACGAACATTGGTACTGCCCAGGTCAATTCCTGAAGGGGTCATACCGGTATCTACGGAATAAAATGTGACGTTGTGCGCCTTGGCTACCGATCGCAATTTCTGGTAGAGTTCAGAAGGTTTCATGCCCTGCTCCTGAACTGAAATCACAATAGTGCCATAGCCAAATTCTTCTCCATGATTTGCAGCAACATTAGCTGTAAAAGGCTTATGCGCTACGCGAACTGTAAAATCTGAATCCAATAAATCATACAAGGCTGGCGATGCGTTATAGTCCGACCATTTCAGTAGGTAAGCATACTCCGAGGCGCCTCCTTTTACCGTTCCGCTGCGTTCGGGAAGCTCAGTAACCTGTGCTCCCTGAGCGTTACTGTAGTTTGATTCCAATTCTTCATACTCGATGCCGTATCCATGTGCCAGCGACCACCCTGTTATGTCATAAAATACGCTGTCGGGAAATGAGGTATTGGCTTCAAAAATATCATGAATTACCCGGTAGTGGATCTGGTCCGTTGGAACCATATAACTACTTCCGGCTTCAAAGGTTTTCCCATTTTGTTCGATATCAGAATCTATCTCAAACACATCGAGGCGATGTGTTAACAATAAATCTAAAAACTTATGGGTCAGCGACAGGTTGTCGTCATCCCCAAAAATATACGCCTCGGTCGGCTGGTCCTGCCCCATTTCACGGGCCGACTGGTAAAAGTCTTTCTGATACTCAAAGAGTTTCTGCTTTTCATTCACCGCTGCACGAACGGTAGCAATACCAGTGTGTAGATGTTTGAGAATCGTCGACCGAAAGGTGACTTCTCCGGCATTGCTCTCCTGCACCAACCCGCGGGAACTGCCCACTTCAAAAGTGACGCCCACGCCCCCTTGAATATCAGGATATGTTGATCCATAAATAGGCGAAATATTATCGAAAATTTCTTTGGTCCAATAGAGTGATCCAAGATTATCGAGAGCTTCGGTTTGATACTCTGCAAGCAACGGATTCATCACCTCATAATGATATTCAGGAATAATCGGGTTCCAGGTTCGAACCGGCTGAGTTGGTTCCAAATAATAGGTGCTGTTGGTACCCATTTCGTGAAAATCGATCTGTACGTTGGGATACCACCGGTGATAAAAATCGACCCGATTTTCGCTCTCTTGCTGCGTTACCGCAAACCAGTCTCGATTCAAATCATGCAAAAAGTGATTTGTTCGTCCCCGCGGCCACGCTTGATTATGTTCGGCATCAACCGGATCTGCAACCGCCGGAAACGATTTATAACTATTATGCCAGTGTGCAGCACGATCACGCCCATCGGGATTTTGAGCGGGATCAATATGAATAACAGACTCATCCAAAAATTCTTGGGTCTCATCGCTTTCATTGGCAATCAGGTAATAGGCTGTAAGCATCGCAGCCTCTCCGCTGGAAGTTTCATCTCCGTGCACACTATAATTCAATGCCACAATGGATTTACCTTCTGAAGGATCCAATACCGGCTCCTCGGGATCGAGCAACGTCAAGTGCTGTTGACGAATATCTTCAATGTTCGAATGGTTTTCTGGAGAACTTATAGTCAGAACTACCTGTGGACGTTTTTCATAGGTTTCCCCAATAACCTGAAAGCTGGCTTTATCTGAATGTTCAGCCAACTCTTTAAAATACGCTACGATACGATCGTGTCGGGTATAATGGGTGCCAATATCATAACCCAAAAACTGCTTCGGTGATGGAATCTCCTTATCCAGCTCCGTCTCATCCATTTCCGGGAAATAATAATCATTCTGTGCCAATACCCCGGTGGGTAGGCCAACACTCACCGCAACGATTAAAATTGCAACGGCCTTTCCTAAATTTTTCATACGTACATTCATTATGGTATTCCCCTATTTTTCTGATCCGCTTTGCTTGTATTTCCTATTGTAGATTATAAAACGTTTATCAAATTCTTATCTAAGGTCACTGATGTGCCAACCTATATCAAGTTGATTTACATTTTTTGAGACTCCATTTTCATTTACTCCTGACAAGGCTGAATGAGCCTGTCCAAACAATTGCCTTATGCGTTCCGCAGCAGAGCTACGGAACGAGATATTGGGCTTAGTACTCTATGGATGATCATTAGCTTTTAAAACCGTTCATTTCGTCCAAATACTGGATTTCCAGTCGGACGAATACAATGACCACATATTATTTGATGCGAGGCAACCGATTCATTTCGTAACAACTTTACGGTTTTAACACGGCCTAAGAATTTTGTGCAGAGGCCAAAAATACAGTTATGCATTTTATACCGACAAGTAATCTAAATAAATTTCCATTAGTACACGGATCATTAAAATACATGTATTTTGCAGGCCGAAGCCGAACTCAAAATTCTTCAACCTTGATCTTTTCATCACTTTTGTATCAAGCCAAAAGTGATACCACCATACTACCCCACTTGGTTTGAGGTATAATATTTAGGCTCGAAAGACTCCGGATCTTCTTCCTGATAAAAATTATCAAGACCAGCTTGATACAAGGCAATAAGCGACTCCGCTGTAATCGCTGATTTATTAAATGTCTGGGCTTTACTAAGGGCATCCTCCGAAATACGATTAAGCCCTGTCCCAATGACCACATCCCCCGACTGTAACATTTTTTCAAATGCTTTGATCGGTAACACTTCCACCTCATCATCCGTTGTTAAAACATCACCCTGAAAACGAAACTGCTGATGATACACGTGTACGCGCCGGGCATCAATGATACTATGGATTGTTTGAGCTTTCGGATATTGTTGACGAGCCTGCATCGCAAAAGAGGCAAGTGTATTCATCCCAATTAATGGAACGCTATGCTGAAATAGCAGTCCTTTCACTGCACTGGCACTAATCCGCAAGCCCGTATACGACCCCGGCCCCTCACTGACAAGCACCGCATCCAAATCGCCAATCGAAAACCCATGTTCCTTTTGGAGAGATTCGACAAACAGGAAAAGCTGCTCAGAATGCGATCCTCGCTGTTCCGTTCGCCGTTCATGAACGCCTCCGTGCTCATCACAAAAAGCCACCGAGCAAACATTTGTTGCTGTTTCTAAAGCAAGTATCATAATAGGGTTTAAAAATTAGATGCTAAGAAATACGTTAGTTTTTGATCAGCCATGCACTGTTGCTGAGATCCACCCACCGCTTATATAATTTGTACAGTGACGGAAAATAATCCGCAGAAAAGTTACGCTGATCAATATCTATTTGGTACCGATAGTTGAGCTTGCCGGGCTCATGATCGTAACGCTCCATAAATTCAGCGCCCGAAAATTTTATAGTTCGATCCTGATCCACATCTACCGAAAAGCCAGGTGGCAAATCGACCGTAAACGATAAATCAAGTTGTTCGGGAGCATCCAGCGTGATGGGCAGATTGCGATCAGGACCCGA belongs to Fodinibius sp. Rm-B-1B1-1 and includes:
- the rpoN gene encoding RNA polymerase factor sigma-54; the protein is MIKTGQQMNQKQSQQQRLSPQQIQYIKLLQLPTIALEQRIKEELEENPVLEEGQPEDTFDEVESEWEEQKNDDELDPVDQNEEIDWDEFMQNTEYDGENYSRGSSYSGGGGNDSWRDLPNPYHESLLEELEQQVSLLDFTEEQKLIADQVLGSLDQDGYFRREIEAVVDNIAFNHGTLTNEEEVEKVRKEIQQLDPLGIASRDLRDCLLIQLELMDDEAGRDDAIKMLRDHWDLFEKKHFKKLKKKLDVNDEELKMAFDCITGLDPKPGAVGTAVDDTSNYIEPDFEVYYQPAEKGDVDGEEEGDFVITLNNGNVPPLRISPRYKEMWDDLKKKKKKSKQTKETKNFIKNKIESAQWFIDSIRQRQNTLMNTMKTIVALQKDFFKHGEGLKPMILKDIAERVNLDISTISRVVNGKYVQTHFGVFELKYFFSEGIETEDGEEVSSTEVKNAVQEIVDNENKQKPLSDQAIVKKLKDRGYKVARRTVSKYRKKLNIPVARLRKEIM
- a CDS encoding DUF3109 family protein, whose amino-acid sequence is MFRVEDTILSDDIATAQFACDLPKCKGACCVVGDAGAPVTEKEVPKLEEAYALLKDDLHPEARQTVEKWGIVQKSRDGLELSCRDNAECIFVSYSKDGVAYCAIQKAYLDDKLEWEKPMSCHLYPLRLNKVGNITYANFEYIPKLCAAACSKGKEEVIYLSDFLKEPLIRRFGKQWYEKFQETCKEMRMKSNEAVTL
- the dprA gene encoding DNA-processing protein DprA — protein: MDNLGAQRIRLLLQSVEHPQLIFRLERYELESIHGIGPKTADEVLAFNEWEEVDRILEKTKQTGAEIMTYWDADYPDLLREIYDPPLMLWIKGERAALDTDSISIVGTRRVGDYGRKMARKFAEELVEHNLTIISGLAYGVDGVAHQATVEAGGKTVAVLGSGIDWIYPSDHKGLASRIVETGGAVISEFPLGTAPEMGNFPVRNRIVSGLSLGTLVVASGLEGGSMITAKSALDQNREVFVVPHPVGHVNAPGCNSLIKRGMGKLVQNVEDILAEVAIHIDLKKEKSENDRPQRSPKWKSMELDELSVQICEKLDKEPLHIDYLAEQLEVSTHELMPKLLELEMEGCIRQTAGKNFEVL
- the obgE gene encoding GTPase ObgE, translated to MGRVQFADYAKIYVTGGDGGPGSVHFRREKYVPRGGPDGGDGGDGGDVILKGNEQLNTLLDLRYRKYVNAKDGERGGSSKKKGKDGQDEILEAPLGCVVYDADTKERLGEITEHEQEIVVAQGGKGGLGNWHFRSSTNQTPRHAQPGEEGTERAIEIELKLIADVGLVGFPNAGKSTLLSAISGAKPKIDSYPFTTLSPNLGVVTMPDYRTFVMADIPGIIEEAHDGRGLGIQFLRHIERNNVLLFLVSSQQDIEYEYNALLEELKKYRADLLDKPRILAITKMDLQENYELDEEKKVDLNIPVVEISSATNYHIDELKEVIWKKIQEVESSREDA
- a CDS encoding S9 family peptidase, with translation MKKLLIVVFIFGWILQPAIAQEKESLQFSHVVNGTFSPEGIRSVNWMQDGRFYTALEQTPNDIELRKYNILNGDYEVLVASSDLRVEGRQKPIAIQGYQFSADERKVLIKTDVEQIWRRSTRENYFVYDLESGEIQKLTQSNQKQQYAKLSPSGNKAAFVQDNNLYLVDLTTGEEQAITEDGKFNHIINGATDWVYEEEFGFAKAWYWSPDGQKIAFYRFDESDVKEFFMTEWGNLYPGLTRFKYPKAGEENSVVKIGVYDLNSGKTTWMDVGSENDQYIPRINWTKDSDVLAIRRMNRLQNRQDLMLADVNTGDTEIIKTETSEAWVDVNDDLKFLANGEQFFYASEESGYNHIYLYDMSGDMVRQVTQGDWEVTNFLGYDEQSQTLYYVSTEESPLERHLYSINLDGSGKQKLSNGEGWNEINMSRDFQYYIQTFSMPTTPPKYTLHKSDGETVRMLEENEVLANKLQQYHLPEKEYIEIPLEQTTLNGYIMKPHDFDPEKEYPTLFYVYGGPGSQTVTKQFGSGQRAMWHQYIAEQGYVVVSVDNRGTGARGRDFEKQTYKKLGQYETEDQIDAAEYLTEHYDFIDEERLGIWGWSYGGYMSSLVLAQGGDIFNTAIAVAPVTHWQFYDTIYTERFMQTPQMNPAGYRKGSPITYADQIDGNYLLIHGTGDDNVHFQNSVALVNKLVEEDVQFESMYYPNRSHAIYGGNTRKHLYKMMSNFILENL
- the accD gene encoding acetyl-CoA carboxylase, carboxyltransferase subunit beta, which translates into the protein MAWFKRKDKNIQTDQRKEMPEGVWVKVPKTGETVHRRELEDNFWVDPLSGYHFRVGSDEYFSFLFDDGEFEEIGQDIQPTDPLDFEDRKKYSDRLDEYQEKTGKTDAVRVGIGKMNDLDVVITCMDFSFIGGSMGSVVGERIGMAIDHARENEKPLIIISQSGGARMMESVLSLMQMAKTSAKLAQLEESGVPYISLMTNPTTGGVTASFAMLGDFNIAEPEALIGFAGPRVIRQTIGRDLPEGFQRSEYLLEHGFLDFITPRPQLKEKLSNLIKILLHKYEE